Part of the Kitasatospora cineracea genome is shown below.
GCGGCCATGTCGTGCCGGGGGCCGTCGCGGTAGTCGAACGTCAGCAGGTTGACGACGTCGATCCGGGCGCCGTTGCACAGCGCGTTCTGCAGCACGGCCAGGCCGCCGGGGGTCAGGCCCGCGGGGGTGGCCGGCAGGGTGTACGAGAACTGGAGGGGGCGGCCGACGGACGTCGCCCAGTCCTCGGTCAGCCTGACCGCCTTGTTGCGGCGGTCGATGCCGGCCGAGTCGGCCAGCGAGCCGCCCTCGACGTCCAGGTCGATCCGGCTGACGCCGTACGACAGGACGACGTTCTGGAAGGCCGTGGCGATCGCCCCGACATCGGTGCAGCTGTCGGCGATCTCGGTGCCGGCGCGGTCGGCCGCGGGCCCGCCGAAGGACAGGACGGCGTCACCGCCGCCCGCCCGCAGGTAGTCGATGTCGTCGGTGAACCTCGGCGCCCGGTCGACCCGGAAGGCCGGGGTGCTGGTGTCGCCGTTCCAGTACGGCGTGCAGGAGCCCTTGGCGTCGGCCTGGACGGGGCCCAGCGTCACGAACTTGTTGCCGGACCGCGTGGAGAGGGCGGACAGGCTGTCACCGGTCGTCCGGGCGTCGAAGTACGGGGCGAAGACCCGGGCGGGCAGTGGGGTGCCCGCCGCGTCGGCGGTGCCCGAGCCGGTCAGCGTCAGGCCGGCCAGGGCGGTGACGCCGAGGACTCCGGCGAGCAGGGCTCGGAACGGTCTGCGAACGGGTCCTGTCATGGACCGCGCTCCCTTCAACTGTGGGGGAAGGCAACGGACTTCGGCCTTCGGGGAGGGGGGCTCTGGTCCGGCCCCATGGTCGCGGTCCGGGCCGCACGACTGTCAAGAGTCCTTACAGACCATCCGGCCGACCGGTCCGGTGACTCCCGCTTTCGTTGATTTTCATGGAGCAGTCGTTTTTTTGCAGTCCGGACAGTAGCCTTCGGGCATGAAGAAGAAGCTGGACGAGGTGGCCCGGTTCGCCGGCGTGAGCACGGTGACGGTGAGCCGGGTGCTGCGCAACCGGCCGGGGGTGTCGCGGGAGACGCGCGCGGCGGTGCTGACGGCGCTGGACGTGATGGGCCTGGAGCGGCCCGCCGGCTTCCGGTCGGAGCGGGCGCCGCTGGTCGGCCTGGTCGTCCCCGACCTGCAGAATCCCGTCTTCCCGGCGTTCTGCGAGGTACTGGCGGGGGCGCTGAGCAAGCAGGGGCTGATGCCGGTGCTGTGCACCCGCACCGCCGACGGCGTCTCGGAGGCGAACTACATCGAGATGCTGCTGCGGCAGAACGTCGCCGGCATCGTGTTCGTGGGGGCCAGCTACGCGGACGCCGGGCCCGAGCAGGGGCGGGCGCTGCGCGAGCGCGAGGTGCCGGTGGTGCTGATCAACGCGGCCGACGGGCACCGGGGTTCGTCGCTGGTCTCGGTCGACGACGAGGCCGCCGTCGAGCAGGCGCTGGCCCACCTGGAGGCGCTCGGGCACGAGCGGATCGGGCTGCTGCTCGGCCCGGCCGGACACGTGCCGTCCGTACGCAAACTGGAGGCGTTCGCCCGGCACCTGCGCCGGCGCGGGCGGGAGGGGGAGCTGGGCCGGCTGGTGGCCCACGCGATGTTCTCGATGGACGGCGGAGCGGCGGCCGTGCCCAGGCTGGTGGAGGCCGGGGCGAGCGCGGTGGTGTGCGCGAGCGACGCGCTGGCGCTGGGCGCGGTGCGGCGGCTGCGGCGCGAGGGACTGGTGGTGCCGGACGACGTCTCGGTGGTCGGGTTCGACGACTCTCCGTACATGATCGCCACCGATCCGCCGCTGACCACGGTGCGCCAGCCGACCGCCGCGATGGCCGCCGCGGCGGCCAAGGCCCTGGTCGACCAGATCGAGGGCCGCCAAGTGCCCGCGGGGGAGGTGCTGTTCGAGCCCGAGCTGATCGTGCGCGGGTCGACCGGTCCGGTACGCGCAGTGATCGCCACCGGGAGGTAGGTCACGAAGCCGGACGGCGCGCAAGGATATTGCGTCACACTGTTGACTCTTTGCGTTCACGATGTCAGTGTTCGGGTCATCGACGAGCGCCCGAGGCAACCAGCCGGGCCTCCTCATCCGTCAAGCCGCTTGCGCGTTCGTCCACTCCCCGGCGCAAGCGGTTGCAGGTCCCACGGAAGGTCCGAATCAGCATGGACAGCAACAGAATCCGCCGTGTCTCCGCCGTGGCGCTGGCCGCGGCCACCGCCCTCGCGGCCGCCGCCTGCGGCAGCAGCGGCAGCGGCTCGGGTGACGCCGGCGGCGTGGTCACCATCTCGGTCAACGGCCTCCCCCCGGCCACCCAGACCGTGGACCGCAAGAACTTCGAGGACGACGTCAAGGCGTTCGAGGCGAGCCACCCGAACATCAGGATCGACGCCCACGAGGGCCTGATGGACCCGAAGACCTTCGCCGCGAAGCTCGCGGGCGGGCAGCTGGAGGACGTCTACTACGTCTACTTCACCGACCCCGCGGGCCTGATCCAGCGCCACCAGGCCGCCGACATCACCCCGTACCTGAAGGACGTCCCCGCGCTCGCCGACGTCAAGCCCGAGCTGCAGCGGGTCTTCACGGGCAAGGACGGCAAGGTCTACGGCCTGCCCACCGGCAACTACTCGATGGGCCTGGTCTACAACCGCGAGCTGTTCACCAGGGCCGGGCTGGACCCGGACAAGCCGCCGACCACCTGGGACGAGGTCCGCACCGCCGCGCAGAGGATCACCGCGCTCGGCGACGGCACCACCGGCTACGCCGACTTCTCCAAGAACAACCAGGGCGGCTGGCACCTGACCGCGTGGATCTACTCGCTGGGCGGCGACGTCGCCACCCAGGACGGCACGGGCAAGTGGAAGGCCGCCGTCGACTCCGACGCGAGCCGCAAGGCCCTGCAGTACCTGCACGACATGCGGTGGACCGACAACAGCATGGGCAGCCGCCAACTGCTGGAGATCCCCGACGTCCAGAAGGCGATGGGCGCGGGCAAGCTCGGCATGTACCTCGCCGGCCCCGACAACATCCCCACCATCGTCAAGCAGTTCGAGCGCAAGTACGACGAGTACGGGCTGGCCGCGATGCCCGGCACCGCCACGCTCGGCGGCGGCGACGGCTTCATGTTCAACCCCAAGGACACCCCGGCGAAGATCAAGGCCGGCCTGGCCTGGGTCCAGTGGAAGTACCTGAACCCGGACCGGCAGGAGGAGACCGACAAGAAGTCGGCCGGCTCCGACATCCCGATCGGCCTGCCCCAGCCCGACCTGTTCGACGGGAAGAGCGGCGAGACGGTCAAGGCCGTGCACGCCAAGTACGCCAACGTCCCGCAGCAGAACTACCAGCCGTTCGTGGACCGTTCCGCGGAGGTGAAGGTCAAGGTCGAGCCGCCGAACGCGCAGCAGATCTACACCGTGCTGGACGGCGTGATGCAGGCCGTGCTCACCAAGCAGGACGCGAACGTCGACGAGCTGCTGAAGGACGCGCAGAAGAAGGTCGACACCATCCTCGCCACCGCGCAGTGAGCCCGGGGCGCGGCCGGCCGCACGCCCCCGCCGCCGGCCGCACCCGCCGGTCCGCCATCCGTCCGTCCTCGGTCCGTCCTCCCGGTCCCGCCCGAGCCGAAAGCCACCAGCCATGAAGGTCGACACCGTCGGCGCCCCGCGCCGCACCCAGCGGCGGCCCGCCGCCGGCCCCGCACCGTCCCCGCCCTCCTCCCCGCGCCGGGCGGGACTGCGCCGCCGCGTCGCCGACAACCTCGTCGGGTACCTGTTCCTCGGCGCCGGCATCCTCGCCTTCGCCCTGTTCTCCTGGTACCCGATCGTCCGCGGGTTCCTGCTGAGCTTCCAGCAGGTCGACTTCGCGCAGCCCGCGACCTGGGTCGGCCTGGACAACTTCCAGCGCCTGTTCGACGACCCGCTGTTCCTCACCGCCTGGCGCAACACCCTGTGGTTCACCGCGCTGGCCCTGGTGTTCGGCTTCGCCGCGCCGTTCGTCACCGCCGTCGTCCTCAACGAGCTGCGCCACGGCCGGGCCTACCTGCGGATGACCGTCTACCTGCCGGTGATGCTGCCGCCGATCGTCACCGTCCTGCTGTGGCGCTGGTTCTACGACCCGGGCCCGGGCCTGTTCAACCACGCGCTGGGGATCCTGCACCTGCCCCCGCAGCAGTGGCTGGAGTCGGAGAACCTGTCGATGCTGTCGCTGGTCCTGGTCTCCACCTGGGCCAACATGGGCACCACCACGCTGATCTACCTCGCCGCCCTCCAGGGCGTGCCCGGCGAACTGTACGAGGCCGCGCAGCTCGACGGCGCCTCGATCCGGCAGCGGCTGTGGCACGTGACGATCCCGCAGATGCGCTTCATCCTGCTGATCACGCTGCTGCTCCAGGTCATCGGCACCATGCAGGTGTTCATCGAACCCTTCGTGCTGACCGGCGGCGGACCGAACGACGCCACCGTCACCGTCCTGCTGCTGCTCTACCGCTACGCCTTCGTCTACAACGACTTCGGCCTGGCCAGCGCGATGAGCACCGTCCTGTTCGTCGTCCTCGGCGCCTTCGCCGGCCTCTACCTGCGCCTGACCCGCTCCAAGGGCTGAGAGGAACCCGCCATGGCCACCGCCGAATCCGCCGCCCGCACCCTCGTCGCCCCCGCCGAACTCGACCGGCCGCTCGGACGCCTGCTCTACCGGACCGTGCTGGGCACCGTCCTGGTCACCTTCACCGCCGCGTTCGTCTTTCCGCTGTACTGGCTGGTCTCCGGCGCGCTGAAGTCCTCCGCCGAACTCGCCGACCCGCACCCGACGCTGCTCCCGCACAGCTTCCACCCCGAGAGCTACAGCCAGGCGTGGAGCAGCACCGGACTGGGCCGCTACTTCCTCAACACCCTGCTGCTGGCCGCCGGTGCGCTGCTCCTCCAACTGGTGGTGGACGTCTGCGCCGCCTACGCGCTGTCCAAGCTGCGGCCGGTGCTGGGCAACGTCGTCCTCGCGATGATGCTGGCCACCCTGATGCTGCCGGTCTCCGCGCTGCTGGTGCCCACCTACCTGACGGTGGTGGACATCCCGCTGATCCACGTCAACCTGATCAACACGCCGTTCGCCGTCTGGCTGCCCGCCTGCGCCAACGCCTTCAACATCTTCGTGCTGAAGCGGTTCTTCGACCAGATCCCGGAGGAGCTGATCGACGCCGCCCGGATCGACGGCGCCGGGCCGGTGCGGATCCTGCTGCACGTGGTGCTGCCGCTGGCCCGGCCGGTCCTCGCCGTGGTGTCCATCTTCGCGGTGGTCGGCGTCTGGAAGGACTTCCTGTGGCCGATGCTGACGCTGCCCGACCCCAAGGGCCAGCCGATCACCGTCGCCCTCAACACCCTCGCCAACGACATGCCCGCCAACCAGCTGCTGGCCGGCATGGCGATGGCCGCCGTCCCGCTGCTGGTGATCTTCCTGCTGTTCCAGCGCCACATCATGGCGGGACTGACCGCCGGCAGCCTCAAGGGCTGAACCATCGTGCAATAAAAGGGAATTGACGGTACGTCAGTTCTTGGCCCGCCCTCGCGCGCGGGTTGCCGTCCCCGGTGCCGACCTCCCGGGGACGGCACCGCCCCCCACCGACCCGGCGCCGGCCGAAGCAGCCGCTCGACCCGGCCGGCGCCGCCGCACCACCCCCCCCACCCCCACACCGGGAGCCGTCGCGCCCCGGTCACCTTCGGGAGCCCACGTGTACCCTGCACCCGGCACGTCCCGCACCACCAGAACCACCAGGCCCGCCGCCCTCGCCGCGGCCGTCGCGCTCCTCGCCGGCCTCACCCTGTGGACGCTCGCCCCCGGCACCGCCCGGGCCGCCTCCGTCGTCCTGGAGGCCGAGTCCGCCGCCAGCACCGGCGGCGCCGCCGCGGCCGCCGACCACGCCGGGTACACCGGTACCGGCTTCGTCGGCGGCTTCACCGACGGCAACAAGGGCACGGCGAAGACCTCCTTCACCGTGCAGGCCACCACCGCCACAACCGCCACCCTCGCGGTCCGGTACGCCAACGGCACCGGCTCCGCCAAGACGCTGACGCTTCTGGTCAACGGCGCCGCCGCCGGGCAGGTCACGCTGCCCGCCACCGCGAACTGGGACACCTGGGCGACCGTCCGGCAGGACGTCGCCCTCGACTCCGGTGCCAACACCGTCGCCTACGCGTTCACCGCCGCCGACAGCGGCAACGTCAACCTCGACAACCTGACCGTCACCACCGGCACCACCGGCACCACCACGCCGGGCGGCACGCTGGAGGCCGAGTCCGCCGCGCTCTCCGGCGGCGCCGCCGCGGCCGCCGACCACGCCGGGTACACCGGCAGCGGCTTCGTCGGCGGCTACACCGACGGCAACAAGGGAACCGCGAGGACCACCTTCACCGTCACCTCCGCCACCGCGGGCAGCGGAACGGCCGACATCCGGTACGCCAACGGCACCGGCTCCGCCAAGACGCTCACCCTGCTGGTCAACGGCGCCGCGGCCGGGCAGGTCACGCTGCCCGCCACCGCGAACTGGGACACCTGGGCGACCGTCCGGCAGCCCGCCACCTACGCCGCGGGCAGCAACACCCTCGCCCTGGCGTTCACCACCGCCGACAGCGGCAACGTCAACCTCGACAGCCTCAC
Proteins encoded:
- a CDS encoding LacI family DNA-binding transcriptional regulator, translated to MKKKLDEVARFAGVSTVTVSRVLRNRPGVSRETRAAVLTALDVMGLERPAGFRSERAPLVGLVVPDLQNPVFPAFCEVLAGALSKQGLMPVLCTRTADGVSEANYIEMLLRQNVAGIVFVGASYADAGPEQGRALREREVPVVLINAADGHRGSSLVSVDDEAAVEQALAHLEALGHERIGLLLGPAGHVPSVRKLEAFARHLRRRGREGELGRLVAHAMFSMDGGAAAVPRLVEAGASAVVCASDALALGAVRRLRREGLVVPDDVSVVGFDDSPYMIATDPPLTTVRQPTAAMAAAAAKALVDQIEGRQVPAGEVLFEPELIVRGSTGPVRAVIATGR
- a CDS encoding carbohydrate ABC transporter permease yields the protein MKVDTVGAPRRTQRRPAAGPAPSPPSSPRRAGLRRRVADNLVGYLFLGAGILAFALFSWYPIVRGFLLSFQQVDFAQPATWVGLDNFQRLFDDPLFLTAWRNTLWFTALALVFGFAAPFVTAVVLNELRHGRAYLRMTVYLPVMLPPIVTVLLWRWFYDPGPGLFNHALGILHLPPQQWLESENLSMLSLVLVSTWANMGTTTLIYLAALQGVPGELYEAAQLDGASIRQRLWHVTIPQMRFILLITLLLQVIGTMQVFIEPFVLTGGGPNDATVTVLLLLYRYAFVYNDFGLASAMSTVLFVVLGAFAGLYLRLTRSKG
- a CDS encoding carbohydrate ABC transporter permease, with amino-acid sequence MATAESAARTLVAPAELDRPLGRLLYRTVLGTVLVTFTAAFVFPLYWLVSGALKSSAELADPHPTLLPHSFHPESYSQAWSSTGLGRYFLNTLLLAAGALLLQLVVDVCAAYALSKLRPVLGNVVLAMMLATLMLPVSALLVPTYLTVVDIPLIHVNLINTPFAVWLPACANAFNIFVLKRFFDQIPEELIDAARIDGAGPVRILLHVVLPLARPVLAVVSIFAVVGVWKDFLWPMLTLPDPKGQPITVALNTLANDMPANQLLAGMAMAAVPLLVIFLLFQRHIMAGLTAGSLKG
- a CDS encoding extracellular solute-binding protein, giving the protein MDSNRIRRVSAVALAAATALAAAACGSSGSGSGDAGGVVTISVNGLPPATQTVDRKNFEDDVKAFEASHPNIRIDAHEGLMDPKTFAAKLAGGQLEDVYYVYFTDPAGLIQRHQAADITPYLKDVPALADVKPELQRVFTGKDGKVYGLPTGNYSMGLVYNRELFTRAGLDPDKPPTTWDEVRTAAQRITALGDGTTGYADFSKNNQGGWHLTAWIYSLGGDVATQDGTGKWKAAVDSDASRKALQYLHDMRWTDNSMGSRQLLEIPDVQKAMGAGKLGMYLAGPDNIPTIVKQFERKYDEYGLAAMPGTATLGGGDGFMFNPKDTPAKIKAGLAWVQWKYLNPDRQEETDKKSAGSDIPIGLPQPDLFDGKSGETVKAVHAKYANVPQQNYQPFVDRSAEVKVKVEPPNAQQIYTVLDGVMQAVLTKQDANVDELLKDAQKKVDTILATAQ